The window TATAATCACTACAAACTAGTTAATAGCTTTAATTAACAGAATTGTAATAATTaatttgctttttactgtttgagAAAAAACTAAACTGCAGTTATAATCAtgatattattgatttttttttctatatggTCCATATGTCTGTGTGATCCCAACAGGCTCTATTTTTAGCTTTAACCCTGCAGCTCACCAGGCCTGCAGGTTGAAGCAGGCAAAGAGTCACAGACTTcatgcacagcaacaacaaacatgaGGTCGACTCCATACAAAGTGAATTTAATGAAAAATCGGCCAGagatgcaaataaaaaatgaacatttctgcgTCGCAGATCTTAATGTTAAATCTCACAGTGCATCTCTGCAGAAACAGTCTGcagaaacatttactttaaataGTTTCTAGGACCCTTGAGTTCTAATGTTGCCTCTAAAGTTTCCCTGTGCTTTCACTCACCCGAATGCCCTTCACAAAAGTGACTCCTCCGCCTTCTCCATCCTCATGAGAGAAGTGACTCGGGCTGTTTCCCCCCATCTGCAGCCGCTGCACAGGTTTCTATCAGGACTCTTACTGAAATTATTTAATCCACAGCGTGGATGTGTGCTCATTGAGATCAGCTCCACACAGCTGCAACAATCTGCCCTTCCCACAGCTGagacaacaacagcagctgctATTGGACGAGCAGCAAACGTGGTTCAACAACTCTTCACTGGATTGGTCGGTTCGCCTTAAACACAGTGAGCTGTAAGAGAACATTGTGTCCCAACCTAAAgcactgataaaaacaaactaaaaatcaATTCTACTACAAAAACATGCACTTTTTGTTATGATAAATTAATTAAGATGCATGACTTTGCAGCTATGAACTCTCAATCATCTCTATTTGTAACCATGTTGTCATAAATAAACAGAGCAGTGAGTGTAAAGATTTATTGTACTGAACAAAACACCTGAGACAATCTGACAAGGAaacatgaatttttaaaaaaatacagcgATACTACATGATAAATTACCTCAGTCTGTATCTCAAAGATCCTGATTGCAGCTGCTCTTTAATCAATGTTTAATGTATGTTTGTCCATTTAACATCACAGTATTGTGTCGTGTGTAATGCtactgatgttaaaatgagagttaatacagagaaaatcagTTGTTCActtctaaaaaataaatactgaaaagaacaaaaacaaacaaaagagagtTGCACCATGATTCTGCATATATGAATCCTAATGAGGTACTAATGTTAGAGGACAAGGTTggtgtatatttatttttcttattagagacaaatcccatgaaaggacaaaaaaaaaaaaaaccctaacgTGGgctctgtagtttattttgagtcaatgcCACATTATGTCCTGCTGTTGTAAATACTCAGTAGTGCTTTAAATCCGcggctgaaaataaaaaaaaacacacacacaatttacgactgtttgagtaacatttgctaaaaactacagtgctcaGCTGTATTTGCTATTTTTAAGGATTTACATCACAGGCTGGTGAAGTCAGAAAGTCCTGAGAGACGGACTGAAGCACAgctgttttggtcttttcatgggatttgttgataataaaaaaatatattatatgcCAGCTTTATCTCtaacttgtgtatgtgtgtgtttgtgtgtgtgaggggtcTAATCTAATAATATTATATACGATCAAATATGAAAACTAAAAGACGTGTCAGTATAAAAATCGCTGCATGATAGTCGACCAAAAACAAATCTCTTAAGTCCATGACCGACACAGTGATCTTCTTCCATTCCTGCATCCTTCACTCTGCCTTCTTCTCCTTGTCGTCGGGTCGACGCAGAGCCGCCTGCACGCTGCTCCACACCTCCGTGTACAGCAGCGTGCCCAGGAAGACTACTGCCGTGCCCACCCAGTGCCACGCCGTGAAGGGGTTCCGGAAGTAAAGGATGGAGAAAATGAGGCTGAGGAACTTTCTCAGGGTCACCACCAGAGTGACCGTCAGCGAGGCGCACTCTGTGGTCAGGATGAACACGCCGCGGATGCACACGTACCTGAGGGAGCGGGTTAAAGTCAGCAACAAGACTATgagaatctgaaaaaaaaagcccccCCAGTATTTTTCAATGAACTTTATCTCCTAGACTGCTGCCAGACGTTATTTTGCTTGGTCTGTTTGTTGATTTCGTCATGTGATGGTTTGTATTTGATGTAAAGAGATTTACTTTTTAGTGAGTAGTAGGATGTGGCtacatagaaaataaataaatacaatattgtTCACTTGacataataaacaaatgaacaatTTGTGACTTTATATACGATTGATTAATAGCtcccaaccttttttggcttGAGGCTCAAGTTGGGTACTGTGTGATATTTTTTCATACTGGTGTCAATATGATACCAGAGTTACATTTTCAATACTTGTATATTAGTATGACAGATTATAGTTCCTTTGTTAGAGgcatataaacatgtttttctatttgACCCCCTTTTTCCTTTAGATTAAACAAACTATATACTAAACTATATTTAACTACATTAacagtttaaatgtatttgtgtttgaaatcattttaattattcctcctcttcatgctgACCATCAGAGGATCCCCTCAGAAAACGCTCAtcatgtaagtgatgagggacaaaatccacagtctttgtttaaaagtttatctgaagcttatatgaggcttcagccgtcTGAGTTTGTCATATAAAGTGAATATCTGCCACGTTTCCATTATCTTTGTGTCTCGACGGTCAGTTTTGCTGTTCAGCTGCAGAGGAAGtatagaaacagaaagagggagttTAGCACAataaagactgtaatgttgaaacagacagctgaagcctttAATTAGCTtcaagtaaacttttaaatacatttttgcacaggaggaggactgtggattttgtcccccatcacttacagtcAAAGTGCATTaagaagggatctcttaatgtatgaacaggaggaatgattacagcatgaAAAACGTGTGTCAGTGTTCGTTTGGCACCGGACTTTCTGTTTCAGGACAGGTTGTGAACCTAACCTTTCACACAAGCAGCTTTGCAAGGACTTTGCCCCGAATAAAACACTcaataaaatactttataatCTTAAAGTATTAGGTCAGTGAATACAGCATCTGATCAAAGAACAAGTAAACAAGACTAACTGTGATTGACGCGAAGCCACTGATATTTGTTGCTCTTCAGAACCTGAGCAAGTATTCAATACTAACTTTTGATACTGGATCCTTCAGGCACACTTCAGTTGGTAGTGGTAGTGTAGTAGTGTGATAAAGTGTGTTACAACAAAGCCCTGGGCATAACTATGATGCCCAAACAGCTACAACTTATACTGTCTACTCAttagaaaaaagcaaagattagaaaAAATTATGATGGTGTatgaaaaaatagttttttcttcttattctctCAATGATATTGTGACCCTTTAGATTACCGTATATTGTGAACCACTGTAAAAAGTTAAAGTACATAGATAAATACaagtcagtttgttttttgacaGGATACTGTGTGATGACGTTGATCAGCAGGTAGAGCCACATTATCGGCATGGTCGCTCCGATCACGGGAATGACTACAGGGGCTGCAAAGAgaagatatttatttatctgtgatTAAAGACACAAAGTCACAAAACATCAACTTTCCAACCACTACCTTTCCTGAGGGGTGTTTATAAAGGAGCCCAAAAACGGAACCAGGATTTCATGAAACCAACTCAGAGCTGATGTGATCAGACAAGATCAGATGTGGTTTAAGACCACAGATCTTAGGTCAGATTTATTAAAAGCTTCTTTATGACACTGAATCTCCTGAGAAGAAGTTTTTCTTTATGAAACAGCGCTCTGGATGGATGTAACCCTTTTTCACAGCGCACATTTTGACTGTTCgtagcaggaaaaacacagttaaagcTAATAttgtttatgatgtttttgttccttttaaaccatcattaatgttattaattacacctgcaCCTTTCCAAGTATGAcgaaatatctgctgtgaataAAAGTCGGTGGATGAAACTCACTGCTCTGACTGAAGTGGACACAGTGGTTGTAGATGTCTGTGGCGAGCAGCAGGAAGCCCGGCAGAGGCAGGCAGTGCTGTAAAAAACAAGTTATCTGTGTTAATCAACTTACATTCAGGGAATATAAAACTTTTAATTGAACAGTtccctgaaaaaaaacacaacagtagcTGTATGAGCAATGAGTTATTCTCAAGTGAGAACCTTTCATGACTTAAATGAGGCTTGAATTTCCCCAGAAGAGAACTCACATTATAAAAAAGAGCCTCTTTGGAGTGTTTTCCATACTCCTTGTACAGCGTCTCCTGGAAAATACCCATCCTCGCAGACATCAGCAGAGCAAACGTCAACATGGCGATACCTGAACGAACAGaaaaccacattaaaaaaaaatcagttacacaacagcatgtttgtattgatgatTGCTCACTTTATCATGGTAAATCCTACgctgaagacagagaaaaatacacaataatacattCTATTGGTAGCACTTTTCAATGTACTCAAACACACTTTATATGAGTTAAAATGATCctaagaaacaacaacaacaaaaaaaacacgaAACACTAAAGGcagcacaata is drawn from Thunnus thynnus chromosome 5, fThuThy2.1, whole genome shotgun sequence and contains these coding sequences:
- the slc35b4 gene encoding UDP-xylose and UDP-N-acetylglucosamine transporter isoform X2 gives rise to the protein MVTMFFTCSVINNYALNFNIAMPLHMIFRSGSLIANMILGIIILKKRYSASKYLSIALISAGIFICTIMSARQVNVATEGSEEQGFYAFMHWLIGIAMLTFALLMSARMGIFQETLYKEYGKHSKEALFYNHCLPLPGFLLLATDIYNHCVHFSQSTPVVIPVIGATMPIMWLYLLINVITQYVCIRGVFILTTECASLTVTLVVTLRKFLSLIFSILYFRNPFTAWHWVGTAVVFLGTLLYTEVWSSVQAALRRPDDKEKKAE
- the slc35b4 gene encoding UDP-xylose and UDP-N-acetylglucosamine transporter isoform X1 codes for the protein MGPFAAIVLVFVGCCSNVVSLELLVREFPGCGNIVTFAQFVFIALEGFIFETNFGRKKPAIPVSNYVIMVTMFFTCSVINNYALNFNIAMPLHMIFRSGSLIANMILGIIILKKRYSASKYLSIALISAGIFICTIMSARQVNVATEGSEEQGFYAFMHWLIGIAMLTFALLMSARMGIFQETLYKEYGKHSKEALFYNHCLPLPGFLLLATDIYNHCVHFSQSTPVVIPVIGATMPIMWLYLLINVITQYVCIRGVFILTTECASLTVTLVVTLRKFLSLIFSILYFRNPFTAWHWVGTAVVFLGTLLYTEVWSSVQAALRRPDDKEKKAE